In one window of Streptomyces sp. FXJ1.172 DNA:
- the gatC gene encoding Asp-tRNA(Asn)/Glu-tRNA(Gln) amidotransferase subunit GatC, with amino-acid sequence MPGITREEVAHLARLARLELKPEELDHFAGQLDDIIGAVARVSEVADQDVPPTSHPLPLTNVMRADEVRPSLTPEQALSGAPAQEQQRFKVPQILGEE; translated from the coding sequence ATGCCTGGCATCACGCGCGAGGAGGTCGCCCACCTCGCCCGGCTGGCGCGTCTGGAGCTGAAGCCCGAAGAACTCGACCACTTCGCGGGACAGCTGGACGACATCATCGGCGCGGTCGCCCGCGTCAGCGAGGTCGCCGACCAAGACGTACCGCCGACCTCGCACCCGCTCCCGCTGACGAACGTCATGCGCGCGGACGAGGTCCGTCCCTCGCTCACCCCCGAGCAGGCGCTCAGTGGCGCCCCGGCCCAGGAGCAGCAGCGTTTCAAGGTGCCGCAGATCCTGGGGGAGGAGTGA
- a CDS encoding cupin domain-containing protein has translation MSLFVPEFDDSVIVRGADAEVVGGAPVGVRLLADNSATGGAMSTVRVTLAEGADGARPHLHHTGAEMFYLLDGAAEILSGDDIVTAERGDLVIVPPEKPHAFAALPDSTADILIVFAPGIERFEYFRHLQRIRLGEATPESILEVQDRYDNHFLKSEVWEGRRG, from the coding sequence ATGTCACTGTTCGTGCCGGAGTTCGACGATTCCGTGATCGTCCGCGGTGCCGATGCCGAGGTGGTCGGAGGCGCCCCCGTCGGCGTCCGGCTGCTGGCCGACAACAGTGCGACCGGAGGGGCAATGTCCACCGTGCGCGTCACCCTGGCGGAGGGCGCCGACGGCGCGCGGCCCCACCTCCACCACACCGGGGCAGAGATGTTCTACCTGCTCGACGGGGCCGCCGAGATCCTCTCCGGCGACGACATCGTCACCGCCGAGCGCGGCGATCTCGTCATCGTCCCGCCGGAGAAACCGCACGCCTTCGCCGCCCTCCCGGACTCCACGGCGGACATCCTCATCGTCTTCGCACCGGGCATCGAGCGCTTCGAGTACTTCCGCCACCTCCAGCGCATCCGCCTCGGTGAGGCCACCCCGGAGAGCATCCTCGAGGTGCAGGACCGGTACGACAACCACTTCCTCAAGAGCGAGGTCTGGGAGGGCCGCCGGGGCTGA
- a CDS encoding putative bifunctional diguanylate cyclase/phosphodiesterase, protein MEPTESVAPDSRLRLRRRAGAWRGTRWTGRDFGRASGRARRAGPGVVAEAHPPIPLAAIEPARGPGGAGTDAGSERHLSWPALPAAVVAAAGFVLGAGFYRAFTGHHALFPGGTAGWSLALLTGVIVGHLVMLGRARWWGGTGSGAALTLAVLLLYGWVPAGMVSLTVVVLVGIARRHRWRQGVLHGAVDILGIAAGALLLGACGRVPSVEATWRPGSWSVAAAPEVVLVAAAYLAVSRGLLWYLHAPRDGRLPAVDRAALVRQGLVAVALLGIAPLLCVVADAQPILLPLFAIPLIALDSTLWMARARAEEQLRDPLTGLPNRQWLLERIWTALDDAERIGARSALMLIDLDRFRSVNDTLGHLAGDRLLLQIADRLRLALPRGAEAARLGGDEFAVLLPVADSTTSATRVARGLVAALSSPLDLDGLTLVLEASAGVAVFPDHALDAEGLLRRADVAMYQAKRDRTGVEVYESKRDSNTPDRLGLLGDLRRALDAHEVQLHYQPKVRFDGQVAGLEALVRWVHPERGKVPPDEFIAIAESSGLMPHLTEYVLETALGQVARWRAQGLRVPVAVNVSPRDVHTPGFAGSVAARLARHGVPAGALQLEITEHVLLEDPQRAADTLAGLTGHGVKMSLDDFGTGYSSLVHLRRLPVSELKIDRSFVARLAVDTEDAEIVRCTVDLAHSLGLLVVAEGVEDDETWERLRDMGCDAVQGWLVAAAMPAEETTAWLRARGSRGWQRPRAALPAAE, encoded by the coding sequence ATGGAACCGACCGAGAGCGTCGCCCCGGACTCACGGCTGCGCCTGCGCCGTCGCGCGGGTGCCTGGCGGGGGACCCGGTGGACGGGACGGGACTTCGGGCGCGCATCCGGCCGGGCCCGCCGGGCCGGACCGGGCGTCGTCGCCGAGGCCCACCCGCCGATACCCCTGGCCGCCATCGAGCCCGCCCGCGGCCCGGGTGGCGCGGGCACCGACGCCGGCTCCGAGCGGCATCTGTCCTGGCCCGCGCTGCCCGCGGCCGTCGTGGCCGCCGCCGGATTCGTCCTGGGCGCCGGCTTCTACCGAGCCTTCACCGGCCACCACGCCCTCTTCCCGGGCGGCACGGCCGGCTGGTCGCTGGCCCTGCTCACCGGCGTCATCGTCGGCCACCTCGTCATGCTGGGCCGCGCCCGCTGGTGGGGCGGCACCGGCTCCGGCGCCGCCCTCACCCTCGCGGTCCTGCTGCTGTACGGCTGGGTGCCGGCCGGCATGGTCAGCCTCACCGTCGTCGTCCTGGTCGGCATCGCCCGGCGCCACCGCTGGCGGCAGGGCGTCCTGCACGGTGCGGTGGACATCCTCGGCATCGCCGCCGGTGCCCTGCTGCTCGGCGCGTGCGGCCGTGTCCCGAGCGTCGAGGCGACCTGGCGGCCCGGGAGCTGGAGCGTCGCCGCCGCCCCCGAAGTCGTCCTGGTCGCCGCCGCCTACCTCGCGGTCAGCCGCGGCCTGTTGTGGTACCTGCACGCCCCGCGCGACGGCAGGCTGCCCGCCGTCGACCGCGCCGCCCTGGTCAGGCAGGGGCTGGTCGCCGTCGCGCTGCTCGGTATCGCGCCCCTGCTGTGTGTCGTCGCCGACGCCCAGCCGATCCTGCTGCCGCTGTTCGCCATCCCGCTCATCGCCCTCGACTCCACCCTGTGGATGGCCCGCGCGCGTGCCGAGGAGCAGTTGCGCGACCCGCTGACCGGGCTGCCCAACCGGCAGTGGCTGCTGGAGCGGATCTGGACCGCCCTCGACGACGCCGAACGGATCGGCGCCCGCTCCGCCCTCATGCTGATCGACCTCGATCGTTTCCGGTCGGTGAACGACACCCTCGGTCATCTGGCCGGTGACCGGCTGCTGCTCCAGATAGCGGACCGGCTGCGGCTCGCGCTGCCGCGGGGAGCGGAGGCCGCGCGGCTCGGCGGGGACGAATTCGCGGTCTTACTGCCCGTAGCCGACTCCACCACGTCGGCCACCCGCGTCGCCCGCGGCCTCGTCGCCGCCCTCAGCTCCCCCCTCGACCTGGACGGCCTCACGCTCGTCCTGGAGGCCAGCGCCGGCGTCGCCGTCTTCCCCGACCACGCCCTGGACGCCGAAGGGCTGCTGCGCCGGGCCGATGTGGCGATGTACCAGGCGAAGCGGGACCGTACGGGCGTCGAGGTGTACGAGTCCAAGCGCGACTCCAACACCCCGGACCGGCTCGGCCTGCTGGGCGATCTGCGCCGGGCGCTGGACGCGCACGAGGTGCAGCTGCACTACCAGCCCAAGGTCCGCTTCGACGGCCAGGTCGCCGGCCTGGAGGCACTGGTGCGCTGGGTGCATCCCGAGCGCGGGAAGGTGCCGCCGGACGAGTTCATAGCGATCGCCGAGTCCTCCGGGCTGATGCCCCATCTCACCGAGTACGTCCTCGAGACCGCGCTCGGCCAGGTCGCCCGCTGGCGGGCCCAGGGCCTGCGGGTGCCGGTCGCCGTCAACGTCTCCCCGCGCGACGTCCACACCCCCGGCTTCGCCGGATCGGTCGCGGCCCGGCTGGCCCGGCACGGGGTCCCGGCGGGCGCCCTGCAGCTGGAGATAACCGAGCACGTCCTCCTCGAGGACCCGCAGCGCGCCGCCGACACCCTCGCCGGCCTCACCGGGCACGGGGTGAAGATGTCCCTGGACGACTTCGGCACCGGGTACTCCTCCCTGGTCCATCTGCGGCGCCTGCCGGTGAGCGAGCTGAAGATCGACCGCTCCTTCGTGGCCCGGCTGGCCGTCGACACCGAGGACGCGGAGATCGTGCGCTGCACCGTCGACCTGGCTCACTCGCTGGGGCTGCTCGTCGTCGCCGAGGGCGTGGAGGACGACGAGACGTGGGAGCGGCTGCGGGACATGGGCTGTGACGCGGTGCAGGGCTGGCTCGTCGCGGCCGCGATGCCCGCGGAGGAGACCACCGCCTGGCTGCGGGCACGGGGCTCACGCGGGTGGCAGCGGCCCCGTGCCGCGCTGCCCGCAGCCGAGTAG
- the ligA gene encoding NAD-dependent DNA ligase LigA, which translates to MAGDKQQAETAVPAEARDKHAQLAEQIEEHRFRYYVKDAPVISDAEFDKLLKTLEALEEQYPELRTPDSPTQKVAGSYATEFTAVEHRQRMLSLDNTFNDEELAAWADRIARELGDQKYHFLCELKVDGLAVNLTYENGRLTRAATRGDGRTGEDITPNVRTIAEIPDRLHGDDVPGLVEIRGEVYFPMEKFLELNERLVAAGDKPFANPRNAAAGSLRQKDPRVTATRPLHMVVHGIGALEGFTGMTRLSQAYDLLKTWGLPTSPHNRVVDDLDGVREFIAHYDGEMRHSVEHEIDGAVVKLDEIRLQGRLGSTARAPRWAIAYKYAPEEVNTKLVDIKVGVGRTGRVTPYAQVEPVTVAGSEVEFATLHNQEVVKAKGVLIGDTVVIRKAGDVIPEILGPVVDLRDGGEREFVMPAECPECGTPLRPMKEGDIDLRCPNARTCPAQLRERVSYLAGRECLDIEGFGAVAAAALTRPLEPADPPLVDEGDLFDLTVEKLLPIKAYVLDPDSGLPKRDPKTGEEKVVTVFANQKGEPKKNTLALLENVEAAKQRPLARFLNGLSIRHVGPVAAQALAREFRSLDRIEQATEEELAATDGVGPIIAAALKEWFAEEWHREIVRKWKAAGVPLEDRSTGEDEGPRPLEGLTVVVTGTLENFTRDGAKDALQSRGAKVTGSVSKKTSFVVVGEDPGSKYAKAVQLKVPVLNEEGFGVLLEQGPDAAAEVALPTEE; encoded by the coding sequence GTGGCCGGCGACAAGCAGCAGGCGGAGACGGCAGTGCCCGCCGAGGCACGTGACAAGCACGCGCAGCTCGCTGAGCAGATCGAGGAGCACCGCTTCCGGTACTACGTGAAGGACGCTCCCGTCATCAGCGACGCCGAGTTCGACAAACTCCTGAAGACCCTGGAGGCCCTGGAGGAGCAGTATCCGGAGCTGCGCACCCCGGACTCGCCGACCCAGAAGGTCGCGGGGTCGTACGCGACGGAGTTCACCGCGGTCGAGCACCGTCAGCGGATGCTGTCCCTCGACAACACCTTCAACGACGAGGAGCTGGCCGCCTGGGCCGACCGCATCGCGCGCGAACTCGGCGACCAGAAGTACCACTTCCTGTGCGAGCTGAAGGTCGACGGCCTCGCGGTCAACCTCACGTACGAGAACGGCCGCCTCACGCGCGCGGCCACCCGCGGCGACGGCCGCACCGGCGAGGACATCACGCCCAACGTCCGTACGATCGCGGAGATCCCGGACCGGCTCCACGGCGACGACGTCCCCGGCCTGGTGGAGATCCGCGGCGAGGTCTACTTCCCGATGGAGAAGTTCCTCGAGCTGAACGAACGCCTGGTCGCGGCCGGTGACAAGCCGTTCGCCAACCCCCGCAACGCCGCCGCCGGTTCGCTGCGCCAGAAGGACCCGCGCGTCACCGCCACCCGCCCGCTGCACATGGTCGTCCACGGCATCGGCGCCCTGGAGGGCTTCACGGGCATGACCCGCCTGTCCCAGGCGTACGACCTGCTGAAGACCTGGGGCCTGCCCACCTCCCCGCACAACCGGGTGGTCGACGACCTCGACGGCGTAAGGGAGTTCATCGCCCACTACGACGGCGAGATGCGCCACTCGGTGGAGCACGAGATCGACGGCGCCGTCGTCAAGCTGGACGAGATCCGCCTCCAGGGGCGCCTCGGCTCCACCGCGCGGGCACCCCGCTGGGCGATCGCCTACAAGTACGCGCCGGAAGAGGTCAACACCAAGCTCGTCGACATCAAGGTGGGCGTCGGCCGCACCGGCCGCGTCACGCCGTACGCCCAGGTGGAGCCGGTCACGGTCGCGGGCAGCGAGGTCGAGTTCGCCACCCTGCACAACCAGGAGGTCGTCAAGGCCAAGGGCGTGCTCATCGGGGACACGGTCGTCATCCGCAAGGCCGGTGATGTCATCCCGGAGATCCTCGGCCCGGTGGTCGACCTGAGGGACGGCGGCGAGCGGGAGTTCGTGATGCCGGCCGAGTGCCCCGAGTGCGGCACACCCCTGCGGCCCATGAAGGAGGGCGACATCGACCTCCGCTGCCCCAACGCCCGTACGTGCCCGGCCCAGTTGCGCGAGCGTGTGTCCTACCTCGCGGGCCGCGAATGCCTGGACATCGAGGGCTTCGGCGCGGTGGCCGCCGCCGCGCTCACCCGCCCGCTGGAGCCGGCCGACCCGCCGCTGGTGGACGAGGGCGACCTGTTCGACCTGACGGTGGAGAAGCTGCTGCCCATCAAGGCCTATGTCCTCGACCCCGACAGCGGTCTGCCCAAGCGGGACCCCAAGACGGGCGAGGAGAAGGTCGTCACGGTCTTCGCCAACCAGAAGGGCGAGCCGAAGAAGAACACCCTCGCCCTGCTGGAGAACGTCGAGGCGGCCAAGCAGCGCCCGCTGGCGAGATTCCTCAACGGCCTGTCCATCCGGCACGTCGGACCGGTGGCCGCGCAGGCCCTCGCCCGCGAGTTCCGCTCCCTCGACCGCATCGAACAGGCCACCGAGGAGGAGCTGGCGGCCACCGACGGCGTAGGCCCCATCATCGCCGCCGCGCTCAAGGAATGGTTCGCCGAGGAGTGGCACCGCGAGATCGTCCGCAAGTGGAAGGCCGCGGGGGTCCCGCTCGAGGACCGGTCGACCGGCGAGGACGAGGGCCCGCGCCCGCTGGAGGGGCTCACCGTCGTGGTCACCGGAACGCTGGAGAACTTCACCCGGGACGGCGCCAAGGACGCGCTGCAGAGCCGGGGCGCGAAGGTGACCGGATCGGTTTCGAAGAAGACTTCGTTCGTCGTTGTGGGTGAAGACCCTGGATCGAAGTACGCCAAGGCCGTGCAATTGAAGGTTCCGGTCCTGAACGAGGAGGGTTTCGGAGTCCTCTTGGAGCAGGGCCCGGACGCGGCGGCCGAAGTCGCGCTTCCGACCGAGGAGTAG
- a CDS encoding methionine synthase, with protein MSEKSAFSFPPATGVGSMPGGDAREAAKTVTGSFEDFPYLAELPARGPGADMIGRSAGLLVELYARVEPSGWRIGDRPGRDTRRARSWLGEDLDALEEFTQGYEGDLKVQAVGPWTLAAALELRNGEAALSDPGACRDLAASLAEGLRLHLAEVRRRIPGARLVLQLDEPSLTAVLRGQVRTASGYRTHRAVDRQIVEATLRDVVAVHDGGPVAVHSCAPDVPFALLRRAGAAAVSFDFSLLTERDDEAIGEAVEAGTRLFAGVVPGTDGPLSDPAGSVMGVRTLWRRLGLHPGLLAEAVTVTPACGLAGASPAYARQVLAHCVRAARSLADNPE; from the coding sequence GTGAGTGAGAAGAGCGCGTTCAGCTTCCCCCCGGCCACCGGGGTGGGGTCCATGCCAGGCGGCGACGCAAGAGAGGCCGCCAAGACCGTCACCGGCAGCTTCGAGGACTTCCCGTACCTCGCCGAACTGCCCGCCCGCGGCCCCGGCGCCGACATGATCGGCCGCAGCGCCGGCCTGCTGGTCGAGCTGTACGCGCGCGTGGAGCCCAGCGGCTGGCGGATCGGCGACCGGCCGGGCCGGGACACCAGGCGCGCCCGGTCCTGGCTGGGCGAGGACCTGGACGCCCTGGAGGAGTTCACCCAGGGCTACGAGGGCGACCTCAAGGTGCAGGCCGTCGGACCCTGGACGCTCGCCGCCGCCCTGGAGCTGAGGAACGGCGAGGCCGCCCTCTCCGACCCCGGTGCCTGCCGCGACCTCGCCGCCTCCCTCGCCGAGGGGCTCCGGCTGCACCTCGCCGAGGTGCGGCGCCGCATCCCCGGCGCCCGGCTCGTCCTCCAGCTCGACGAGCCCTCGCTCACCGCCGTCCTGCGCGGCCAGGTCCGCACCGCCAGCGGCTACCGCACCCACCGCGCCGTCGACCGGCAGATCGTGGAGGCCACCCTCCGGGACGTCGTCGCGGTGCACGACGGCGGGCCCGTGGCCGTCCACTCCTGCGCCCCCGACGTGCCGTTCGCCCTGCTGCGGCGGGCCGGCGCCGCGGCCGTCTCCTTCGACTTCTCGCTCCTCACCGAGCGTGACGACGAAGCGATCGGCGAGGCCGTCGAGGCCGGCACGCGGCTGTTCGCCGGTGTCGTGCCGGGCACGGACGGCCCATTGTCAGACCCTGCCGGTAGCGTCATGGGTGTCAGGACGTTGTGGCGCAGGCTGGGGCTGCATCCTGGGCTGCTCGCGGAGGCTGTCACGGTGACCCCGGCGTGCGGTCTGGCGGGCGCTTCCCCCGCCTACGCACGCCAGGTGCTCGCCCACTGCGTCCGGGCGGCGAGATCCCTCGCGGACAACCCAGAGTAA
- a CDS encoding SDR family oxidoreductase, with protein MAGMATHVITGAGSGIGAAVARRLHARGDELVLHARDAGRAKELAAEFPGARTLVGDLADPDRLSWAFSHQTLPDRVDSLLHIAGVVDLGGVGELTPKSWHHQLNVNLIAPAELTRHFLPQLRAARGHVIFVNSGAGLNASANWSAYAASKHGLKALADSLRHEEHAAGVRVTTVYPGRTASPMQAKVHQQEGKDYDAGRWIDPESVATTILMALDLPRDAEVNDLTVRPGR; from the coding sequence ATGGCGGGTATGGCTACTCATGTGATCACCGGCGCCGGTTCCGGCATCGGCGCCGCCGTCGCCCGCCGGCTGCACGCGCGCGGGGACGAACTCGTCCTCCACGCGCGCGACGCGGGCCGCGCGAAGGAACTGGCGGCCGAGTTCCCCGGCGCCCGCACCCTCGTGGGCGACCTGGCGGACCCGGACCGGCTCTCCTGGGCGTTCTCGCACCAGACCCTCCCGGACCGCGTGGACTCCCTCCTCCACATCGCCGGAGTCGTCGACCTGGGCGGGGTCGGCGAGCTGACCCCCAAGTCCTGGCACCACCAGCTCAACGTCAACCTGATCGCCCCCGCCGAGCTGACCCGGCACTTCCTGCCCCAGCTGCGCGCGGCCCGCGGCCATGTGATCTTCGTCAACTCCGGCGCCGGCCTCAACGCGAGCGCCAACTGGTCCGCGTACGCGGCCTCGAAGCACGGACTGAAGGCCCTGGCGGACTCCCTGCGCCACGAGGAGCACGCGGCCGGGGTCCGCGTCACCACGGTCTACCCCGGCCGCACGGCGAGCCCCATGCAGGCCAAGGTCCACCAGCAGGAGGGCAAGGACTACGACGCCGGGCGGTGGATCGACCCCGAGTCGGTCGCGACCACGATCCTGATGGCCCTGGACCTGCCGAGGGACGCGGAGGTCAACGACCTGACGGTACGGCCGGGGCGGTGA
- a CDS encoding TIGR00730 family Rossman fold protein has translation MNICVFLSAADLDERYTRPAREFAELIGKGGHTLVWGGSNVGLMKVVADGVQEAGGRLLGVSVEFLSGKARPGADEMVIAADLAERKKLLLEKADAVVIMVGGTGTLDEATEILELKKHGRTDKPVVLLNTAGFYDGLEQQFRRMEDEGFLPRPLSELMFFAKEPAAALAHLESAA, from the coding sequence ATGAACATCTGCGTCTTCCTGTCCGCCGCCGACCTCGACGAGCGGTACACGCGCCCCGCGCGCGAGTTCGCGGAACTGATCGGCAAGGGCGGTCACACCCTGGTGTGGGGCGGCTCCAACGTCGGGCTGATGAAGGTCGTCGCCGACGGGGTGCAGGAGGCGGGCGGCAGGCTGCTGGGCGTGTCCGTGGAGTTCCTCTCCGGCAAGGCGCGGCCCGGCGCCGACGAGATGGTGATCGCCGCCGACCTCGCCGAGCGCAAGAAGCTGCTGCTGGAGAAGGCCGACGCCGTGGTGATCATGGTGGGCGGCACCGGCACGCTGGACGAGGCCACCGAGATCCTGGAGCTGAAGAAGCACGGCCGCACCGACAAGCCGGTCGTCCTGCTGAACACCGCGGGCTTCTACGACGGCCTCGAGCAGCAGTTCCGCCGCATGGAGGACGAGGGCTTCCTGCCGCGCCCGCTGTCCGAGCTGATGTTCTTCGCCAAGGAGCCGGCCGCCGCGCTGGCCCACCTGGAGTCCGCGGCATGA
- a CDS encoding DUF427 domain-containing protein, whose protein sequence is MAEGHTITIDKGEQHVRVVHGDQVLAETDRPLLLRETGCPVRYYIPAEDVRLDLLTPSGTHTVCPFKGTASYWSLPDAPDLVWGYPDPKPGVAEIKDHFCFYEVEVS, encoded by the coding sequence ATGGCTGAAGGACACACGATCACCATCGACAAGGGCGAGCAGCACGTGCGCGTGGTGCACGGCGACCAGGTGCTCGCGGAGACCGACCGTCCCCTGCTGCTGCGCGAGACGGGCTGTCCGGTGCGGTACTACATCCCCGCCGAGGACGTCCGTCTCGACCTGCTGACCCCCTCCGGGACCCACACCGTCTGCCCGTTCAAGGGCACGGCTTCGTACTGGTCGCTGCCGGACGCGCCGGACCTGGTCTGGGGGTATCCGGATCCGAAGCCGGGGGTCGCCGAGATCAAGGACCACTTCTGCTTCTACGAGGTGGAAGTGTCATGA
- a CDS encoding alpha/beta fold hydrolase codes for MDKKTTSRDGTALAYAVTGQGPTVILVCGAMSTGGTVAPLAERLSDRCTAVVYDRRGRGESGDTKPYAVEREVEDLAALIDAVGGEAALFGVSSGGALVLEAAAGGLPVRRAAVYEVPYADRLEGGAEREAAYKERLHEALSEGRRGDAVELFLRLTGLGEEMIRGARQSPMWAGMEAVAPSLAYDDTVMGDGLLPRERLAAVSVPVLSVAGGASPQWMREAARAVADTVPQGTYRVLEGQTHMVDPQVLGPVLADYFTARA; via the coding sequence ATGGACAAGAAGACGACTTCCCGCGACGGCACCGCCCTCGCGTACGCGGTGACCGGCCAGGGACCCACGGTGATCCTGGTGTGCGGCGCGATGTCCACCGGTGGCACCGTGGCGCCCCTGGCCGAGCGGCTCTCGGACCGCTGCACGGCCGTCGTCTACGACCGCCGGGGTCGCGGCGAGAGCGGTGACACGAAGCCGTACGCGGTCGAGCGCGAGGTCGAGGACCTGGCCGCGCTGATCGACGCCGTGGGGGGCGAGGCGGCGCTGTTCGGGGTCTCCTCGGGCGGCGCGCTGGTGCTCGAGGCGGCGGCCGGCGGGCTGCCGGTGCGCCGGGCAGCCGTGTACGAGGTGCCGTACGCCGACCGGCTCGAGGGCGGGGCCGAGCGGGAGGCCGCCTACAAGGAGCGGCTGCATGAGGCGCTGTCCGAGGGCCGGCGCGGGGACGCGGTGGAGCTGTTCCTGCGGCTGACCGGACTCGGCGAGGAAATGATCAGGGGCGCGCGCCAGTCGCCGATGTGGGCCGGCATGGAGGCCGTCGCGCCGAGTCTCGCGTACGACGACACCGTGATGGGCGACGGGCTGCTCCCGCGCGAGCGGCTCGCGGCCGTCTCCGTACCGGTGCTGTCGGTCGCGGGCGGGGCGAGCCCGCAGTGGATGCGCGAGGCGGCCCGCGCGGTCGCGGACACCGTGCCCCAGGGCACCTACCGGGTCCTGGAGGGGCAGACCCACATGGTGGACCCGCAGGTGCTGGGGCCGGTGCTGGCGGACTACTTCACGGCCCGCGCGTAG